The genomic stretch AGAGCCTGGACTCGGTGATGATGCCCTTCCTGCCCCCAAAGCCCCCTTTCCCGGAAGGAAGCCTCCTGGCCCGGGCCTACGACCCTGCCGATTCCCGGCTTTGGGCCTTCCACGCCCGGGCCAAGTACCTCCTGGAAAACCAACCCAACCTGCACCTTTTCCAGGCCACCGCCACGGAGCTTCTTCTGGAAGGGAAGAGGGTGGTGGGGGTGGGTACGTGGGAAGGCCCCCCGGCCCGGGCCTCCCGCGTGGTGCTGGCGGTGGGGAGCTTTCTCGGAGCCAGGCTTTGGTTGGGCGAGGCGGTGGAGGAGGCGGGCCGGCTTTCCGAGGCCAGCTACCCGGACCTCTTCCTCCACCTTCAGGCCCTGGGCTTCCGCTTCCTAAAGCGGGAGAGGGCGGTGCCGGAAGCCCCCGGGACCCCGGGCTATACCGTGAGCTACCACGCCTTCCACCCGGAGGAGTGGGAGGAGGAAACCTTCCGCCTAGTCAGGCTGGAAGGGCTTTATGCGGTGGGCCTTTGCGTGCGGGAGGGGGAGTATGCCCTCATGAGCCAAGAAGGCCTGCGCCTGGCGGAGCACCTTCTCCATGAGCTTGGGTAGGGGTTTCTCCCCCGGGTCCACAAGCTGTTCCCTTCGGCAAGCAGCCCCTTCCCAGGGGGCCACGTGCACCTCCACCCGGAGCCTGCGGTGGGTGAGGGCGTGGCGCACCTCCCCGGCGAAACGGGGCTCCACCCCAAAGGCCCTGGCCCTTGCCGGAAGGTCTTCAGGGGGCATGAGGGGCACCCCGTAGAGCCCGGCGAAACGCCCTTCCAGCTTCTCCAGATAGACCCCTTCCCTGCCCCAGAGGACCAGGGCCGCCAGGGCTTCCTCCCGCACCTTCCGCTTCCTGGCCCCCGGGTAACGCCCTGGGTCCGCCCGCCCTTGGCAAAAGGCGGCGACGGGGCAACGGGAGCAAAGGGGCCTCCGGGGCAGGCACACCGTGGCCCCCAGGTCCATGAGGGCCTGGTTCCACTCGCCTGGGGCTTCCCCCGGGGGCATGAGGTCCTGGGCTAGGCGCCAAAGGCGCTGGGGAGAAGGGTTCTCCCAGGCGAGAAGCCGGGAAAGGACCCGCCTCACGTTCCCGTCCACCGCCGCCACCCTTTCCCCAAAGGCCAGAGAGGCCACCGCCGCCGCCGTGTACGGGCCAAGGCCGGGAAGCCCAAGAAGCTCGGCATAGCCTTGGGGCAGGGCCTCCACCTCCTGGGCCAGGCGGTGGAGGTGAAGGGCCCGGCGGTAGTAGCCCGCCCCCTGCCAGGCCTTCAGCACCTCCTCCAAGGGGGCCTCCCGCAAGGCCTTCAGGCTGGGGAAACGGGCCAGGAAGCGATGGTAGTAAGGGATGGCCTGGGCGGTCCGGGTCTGCTGCAGGAGCACCTCGGCCACCAGGATGCGGTAGGGGTCCTTCTCCCCCCTCCAGGGAAGGAGGCGGGGGTTTTCCCGATACCAGCCAAGGAGCGCTTCCTGTAGCCCTTTCATGGGCCTACGGGGTGCCGAAAAGCCTCCGGTGCTCCACCATAAGGCACCGGTCGGCCACCACGGGGATCCCGGCCTCCTTCAGGGCCTCTTCAAAGCCCGGGTGGCGGATGCCAGACTGCAACCACACCAGGCCGGGCCTCAGGGCCAAGACCTCGGGCAGGTGGGCCAAAAGGGCCTCCGGAGGGCGAAAGACGTCCAAGATGTCCACGGGTTCGGAAATCTCCTCTAGGCTCGCCACCACCCGCACCCCGAAAAGCTCCATCCCGGCGAAACGGGGGTTAACCGGCAGGATGCGGTAACCCTTCTCCCAAAGGTATTCGGGCACGTAGTGGGCGGGGCGGGAAGGGTCCTTATGGGCCCCCAACACGGCAATGGTCCGGGCCCTTTCCAGATAGGTCTGGAGCTCTAGGTCGGTCATGGCCGGTAGTCCAAGGGCCTCAGGTAAAACTCCCCGATGGCGGTGGAGGAAAGGAGGGCCACGGTGGGCAGGGCCCGCTTCCAATGGGTGCGGTTCACCCGCTCCTTGACCCGGGCTATCTCCTCCTGGGTGTAGCCCAGGCTCTCTATATAGGCGTCGGGGTAGCCCTTCAGGTAGTGCTCCAGGATGACATCCGCCCGCAGGTAGCGCACCCCCAGGTCCCCCTCGTCCGTCTGCCCCGGGATGAGGTCAGCGGTGGGCACCTTCTCCACCACCGCCTGGGGCACCCCCAAGTAACGGGCCAGGCCCCAGACCTGGGTCTTGTACAGGTCCCCCAAGGGGTTTACCGGGGGGGTGTCGTCCCCGTGCCAGGTGAAGTAGCCGAAAAGCCTCTCCGTCTTGTTGCCCGTGCCCAAGGGCAGGGCCTCGTAGGCCTGGGATTTGTCAAAGAGGACCATCATCCGGGCCCGGGCCATCAGGTTGCCCTTGCGGTGGGGGGTGAGGTCCGGGGTTTGCGCAGCGTAGCCCTCCACCATGGGGGTGATGTCCACCTCCTCTAGCTCCACCCCGAAGGTCTCCGCCACCAGATAGGCGTGCTCCCGGGAAAGGGGGCTGGAGTCCCGGTGGGGGAGGAAAAGGGCGTGGACCCGTTTCGGCCCCAGGGCTCGCACCGCCAGGGCCAAGGTGGTGGCGGAGTCCACCCCCCCGGATACCGCCACAATGGCCCTCTCGTAGCCCCGCCAGGAAAGCTCCTCCTGGACAAAGCGGGTAAGGAAGTCCGCCACCAGGGGCCAGTGGAGCTCCAGGCTTTCCTGGATCTTGGGAGCTTGGAGGATTTTCATCTCCCCTCCTTTCCCAAAACCCTCTCCAGGTCGGGGAGGAGAAGGGGCAAGGCGGCCTCGAGGTCGGAAAGCAGAGGGCTATCGTAGCGCACCGGGGGGATCCGCTCCCGGTCCAGGTCCAAGAGCAGGGCCGCCTCCTCAAACAGGGGGGCCTCGGCCAGAACGCGCCCTTCCGGCCCCACCGCCAGGCTTCCCCCGCTCATCCCCTTCCCCCCCTCAAACCCCACCAGACTGGAAAGGATCACGTAAAGGCCGTGCTCCGCCGCCACCGCCCGGGCCAGGGTGCGCCAGCGCTCCACGTTCTCGGGCCTTTCCCCGTGGAAGCCTCTGGCGGGGCTGGCTGCGGGCACATAGACCACCTCCGCCCCGTCCAAGGCGGCGATGGCCGAGGTGAGGGAATGCCAGAAGTCCTCGCAGATGAGGATGGCCGCCCGGCCAAAACGGGTGTTAAAGGCCTCCACCCGCCTCCCCCGGGCCAGGTAGCGCTCCTCGTCAAAGACCCCGTAGGTGGGCAGGAAAACCTTGCGGTGCACGTGGACAATGCGGTGGGGAAGTTCCAGGTAGGCGGCGCTGTTGTAATAGGCTCCCTCATCCCGCTCGTAAAAGCCCACCACCACGTCCAAAAGCCCCTCCCAACCCACCTCCTTGTGCACCTGGGAGAGGAGTTCCAAAAGCTCGTACCGGGTAAGGGCCAGCTCCCTCACCCCCCCTTGCAGGAAATACCCGGTCAAGGCCGCCTCGGGTAGGACCACCACCCCCGGGGCGTGAGGACGAAGAACCCTAAGGTGCGCCGCCAAGCGGGTTAGGTTCTCCCTGATCCTGGCCTTTTCCGGGCGAAACTGGAGGATGGCATGCCGGACCACGGTTCCTAGCCTACACCCCCATGCGGGGCCCTACTGGGCTCCAGGTAAAGCCTGGGGTCCGCCTCGGGGAAGGGATTGTCCTGCTCCTCCAAGGCCCCAAGCTCCTCGGGGGAGACGCCTTTGAGAAGGTTGAAAAAGGCTTCGGCATGCCCTTGGTAGCGCTCCTTGGCGTACTCCACCGCCTGGGCGGTGTCCACCAGGAAGGGCCAGTCGGAGGCCTCGAGGAGCAAAAGCTCCCGCATGGCCTGCTGGAGCACCCTAAAGGGCAGGTTGCCCTGGCGCACCGCCTCCCGCATGGCCCCTTCCGCCCGGTATACCGTGCGCCAGTAGTCCCAGGTGGCCTCGTTGAGCCAGACCCTATGGTCCCCGCCCCGGCCCCAGGAACCCTCGGGCAAAGCCGTGCGCACCGCCTTACCCTGGACCGCCTCCTTCGCCGTGACCGCCTGGACCCCTCTCCTTTGGGCCAGAAGCCGCAACACCTCCTCCAACCAGGCCACCCCCTCGTACCACCAGTGGCCAAAGAGCTCGGCATCGTAGGGAGCCAGGATAACCCCGTCCGGATGCTCCCGGCCCAGGCGCTCCACCAGGCCCACGAAGTGAAGGGCGTGTTCCTTCACCTTGAGAAAGGCCGCCTCGGGTTCGTAGGGCGCCTTGGCGGAAAGGTCGGCCTGGCGGTGGGTAACCCGCCAGTGGTGGAGGCCAGAAACCGGGTCCTTGCGGTGAAACTCCCGGTAAAGCCCCTCCCCGGGATAGCCATAGTCCGCGCTCCACACCTGCAAGGAGGTTTCCAGGTTGCGGGCCAAGACCCTCAGGCCCGACTCCAGCTCGTGGACGTAGTAGGTGGCCTCGGCGCTTTCCACCGGGCCCAAGGAGGCTTCCCCATAAGGGGAAAGGGGCCTCCCCCCTTGGACCAGGTGGGCGTCCACGAAGGTGTAGCGGATCCCGGCCCGCATGAGAAGCTCATCCACCCCCGGCCTAAAACCCTCTGGGGCCCCTTCCACGGGGGGCTTCCAGTAGCCCTTCGGCCGGTAGGCCATCTCCGGAAGCCAGAAGCCCGTGGGGTCCTTGGCAAAGTGGCGGCGGTAGGTGGCCACCCCCGTCTTGATCTGGGCCCAAAGGGCCTCGTCGTAGCCCAGAAGGGGGGAGTAGCCATGGGTGGCATTGGAGGTGAGAAGCTCCACCTGGCCCCGGTCCTGGGTCCTGCGGAAAGCGGAAAGGAGATCCCCTCTTAGATGATGGAAATGGTCCAGGGTAAGCTCCCAGAAGGCCACCTGGTGGCGGGCGCTGGCCTCGAGGTCCGTCCCTTGGTAGCGCAGGTAGTCACCCTGGGCCCGCTCCAGCCGGTCCTTGGCGTAGGCCCAAAAGCCTTCCCTCACCTTGGCGTCCCCCAGCTGCTCCGCCAAGATGGGGGTGATCCCCAGGGTAAAGCGGGCCTCCACCCCTTCCTGATGAAGCCGCTCCAAGGACCTAAGGAGGGGCAGATAGGTTTCCGCCATGGCCTCGTAAAGGGTTTCCTCCCCGAAGGGCCACATCCCATGGGAGCGCACATAGGGTAGGTGGGCGTGGAGGACCAGGGCAAAGCGTGCCATGGGTCTAGCGTACCACGGTGCCTTCCCCGGCCAGGGCCCGCCTTATGGGGTTTTCCACCCGGGCATCGGCAAAAACCACCCGCCTCACCCCGCCCTTCACCGCCTCCACCGCCCCCATCACCTTCCGCTTCATGCGGCCTTGGGCCAAGGAAAGGTACTCGGGGTCCTCCACCCTGTCCACGGGGATCTCCCGTACCAGGCTGGCCTCGTCGGGGTAATGGGCGAGAAGGCCCGGCACGTTGGAAAGGTAAACCAAGGCCTCCGCCCCATAAAGGGTGGCCAGGAGGGCCGCCACCTGGTCCCCGTCGGTGTTGATGGCCTCCCCCTCGTAGCTGATGGCGGGAGGGGTGATCACCGGCAAGTACCCTGCGCCCAAAAGGAGGTCCAAAAGGGCCCGGTTCACCTGCTCCACCGTGCCCGTGTAGTCCCCCCGGTGGATCTTGACCTTGCCGTCTTCCACGTACTTCACCGCGGTCTTGCGGCGGCCTTGGAGAAGCCTCCCATCCAGCCCGGAAAGCCCCAGGGCGTTGGCCCCGTCCCGCTGGAGAAGCTCCACCAGGCGCTTGTTCACCAGGCCGCAGTAGACCATCTCAAAGATCTCCAAGGTCCTGCGGTCGGTGAGGCGGCTCACCTGCCCCCCGGGGTGGGTGAGGAAGCGGGGGGGATGGCCCAAGGCCTCCGCCACCTTGTTGGTTTCGGCGCTTCCCCCATGGACCAGAAGAAGCCTCACCCCCTCCTTCCACAAGGAGGCGGCATCCTTGGCCACCGCCTCGTAGTTGATGCCCTCAGCGCCTCCCACCTTGACCACGATCACAAAAACCCCTCCCTTAGGCGTCCCCGTCAGACCCGAGGTTCCTTGACACGCAACCTGGCCTAGCGCTCTTCCCTATCCCCACCCAAGAGGGCACAAACCCATCCACGGTTACCTCCCCCATCCTGGCCTTCAGGGATGCAGGCCGGGAAACTCCAGACCCAGGGTCTCGGGCCAGCCCATGCGGATGTTGAGGGCCTGGAGAGCATGGCCGGCGGTGCCCTTCACCAGGTTGTCGATGGCGGTCATCACCACCAGCCGCCCCGTGTCCTCCTCCAGCTCAAAGCCGATGTCCGCATAGTTGGTGCCCTGGACGAAGCGGGGGTCGGGGTAGCGGTGGATGCCCTTTTTCTGCTTGACGATACGGACAAAAGGCTCTCCCCCATAGGCCTCCCGGTAGGCCTGCCAGACATCCCGCTCGCTCCAGCCGTCCTGCAAAAAGGCCTGGGCGGTCATGAGGATGCCCCGCACCCGGTCGGTGGCGATGGCGGTGAGGTGGACCTCCGGCTTTCCCGGGAGGTTTTCCACCACCTCGGCGGTGTGGCGGTGGCCCGTGGGCTTGTAGACCCTAAGGGAACCGGAACGCTCGGGGTGGTGGCTGGCGGGGCTGGGCTCGGCCCCCGCCGCCGAGGTGGAGATGAGAAGGGTGACGAAGATGGGTGCGGGCTTCAGCACCCCACCCCTAAGGAGGGGGTAAAGGCCCAGGAGGGTGGCGGTGGCGTTGCACCCCGCCCCCGCCATCCAGTCCGCCTCCCGCAGGCGGTCCCGGTAGAGCTCAGGGATGGCGTAGACGAAGCGGCCCAGAAGCTCGGGCCGGGGGTGCTCCCCGTAGTACTTGCGGTATAGGTCCAGGTTCTTGAGGCGGAAATCCGCGGAAAGGTCTATGAGGATGGGGGCTAGATCCGCATAGCGGTCAAACTCCTGGGCGAAAACCCCGTGGGGCAGGGAGAGGACCAGGATGTCGGCGGGCTCCAGCCTTTCCGGAGGGATGAACTTGAGGCCTGTTCTTCCCCTGAGGTTGGGGTGGACAAAGGCCACGGGCTCGCCGGCGAAGCGCCTCGAGGTCACCTGCTTCACCTCGAGGTACGGATGGGCAAGGGCCAGGCGCAAAAACTCCCCCCCGGCATACCCCGAGGCCCCCACGATGGATAGCGTCTTCTTAGCGCTCATGCAACTACTCCTCCAAAGCCTCCAGCAAACGGCCCACCCGTTCCCCTAGGCTCGTGCCTCTTCCCATGCGTACCTGAGGATCTCCCCCGGGATATCCACCCCCGTGGTGTGGACGGAGTTCTTGAACTCCATGGTGTGGTTCACCTCGTTCACCAATAGACCCCGCTCCGACTCAAAGAGGTCTATGGCCACCACGCCGCCCCCCACCGCCTGGGCCGCCTTCACCGAAAGCTCGGCGATCTCGGGGGTTAGGGGGCAGTTTTCCGCCTGTCCCCCCCGGGCGGTGTTGGTGATCCAGTGCTGGCTCCGCCGGTAGATGGCGGCGATGGCCCTACTCCCCACCACGAAGACCCGTATGTCCCGCCCGGGCTTGCGCACATACTCCTGCAGGTAAAGGAGCTGGTGCTGAAACCCCCCTAAGACCTCCTTGTGCTCCAGGATGGCCTCGGCGGCCTCCCGGTCGGTGATCTTGGCGAGAAGCCTTCCCCAGCTCCCGATCACCGGCTTCAGCACCAGGGGATAGCCCCATTCCTCCATGAGCCTAAGGGCCTCCTCCGCCTCGGTGAGGAGGGCGGTCCTGGGCTGGGGCAGGCCATGGCGCTCCAAGGCCACGCTGGTGGCCCACTTGTCCCCGCAGGTCTCCATCACCTCGGGCCGGTTCACCACGGGGATGCCCAACGCGGTGAGGTAGCGGGCCACGGCCAGGCCCCGGGTCTGGCTCACGCACCGCTCCAGGGCCACCGTGACCCCCTCCAGCTCCTTAGGCCTTTCCCCCAGGACCATGCGCAAGGCGGGGACGTAAACCTTCTTGTAGGGAATGCCCAGGGCCTCAGCCCGTTCAAAGAGCATCCTCTCGTCGGGGCGGATACGGTCGTACAGGATGGCCAGCATGGCGATGGCTCTTCCCCCTTCCAGGAACCCCGGACCGGGCCCGGCCCGGGGCCTCGAGGCCCCCTACCCTAAGGGAAGGGCCTCACTCCCCCCAGTCCTCCGCTTCCTCCGGGGCGGGCTCCAAGCGCAAAGGGTCCAGCCCCACCACCTCCAGCTCCGCACCGCAGTCCTCGCAAACCACAAGCTCGCCCAACTCGGGGTTTTCCAGGGTCAACTCCGCACCGCATTCAGGACAAGTGGCTACCATTCCTCGTCCTCCTCGTCCACCTCGCTCCAGTCGGGGATGAAGCGGAAGCCGCACTCAGGGCACTCCACCTCCTGGCCTTGGTCCTCCTCGGATACCTCAAAGGTGTAACCGCAACGGGGGCAGTCCACGAAGAAGGCTTCCAGGCCCTCCTCCGTCACCTCCACCTCGAGGGGATCCAGGGAGACCACCTCCAAGAAGGCCCCGCAGGCCTCGCACTCCAGCACATCCCCTATCTCCAGGGTTTCCAGGTCCTCGGCCAGCACCACGCTGACCTCGCCGCACACCGGACAGGTGATCTCCAGGTCCTCCATGGGTCCAGTCTACTCCCCCGGGAAGCGGCCGTGCTTCTTGTAGTAGTCCAACAGCGACCCTTCCCTCAAGGCCTCCAGCAGGAAGGGGGGCGGGGGGCGAAGGGCAAAGCGCTCCCCTCCCCGCAGCAAAACCCCCGTTTCCAGGTCCAACTCCACCTGATCCCCATCCTCTAGCGCATCCACCACCTCCTCCGATTCAAAGGGGATGATCCCCAGGTTCACCAGGTTGCGGAAAAAGATGCGGGCGTAGCTCTTGGCGATCACCGCCCGGATGCCCAGCTTGCGCAGGGCCTCGGGGGCATACTCCCGGCTGCTGCCAAGCCCGGCGTTCCGCCCAAAGACCAAGATGTCCCCCGGCTTCACCTCCTTGGCGAACTCCGGCCGCAGGTGGGCAAAGGCGAAGGTGTGGAACCGGTCCTCCCCCACCATGAAGGGAGCGTACTTGCCGGGAAGGATGTCGTCGGTGTTGATCTGGTCGCCAAACTTCCAAACCCTAGGCATGGGCTTCCTCCTGTAAAGGGGCCAGGTCCTCGGGGGTGGCGATGTACCCGGCCACCGCGCTGGCCGCGGCCACCCGGGGGCTTGCCAGGTAGATCTCGGCGTCGGGCGCCCCCATGCGCCCCCGGAAGTTGCGGTTGCTGGTGGACACGCACACCTCTCCCGGGGCCAAAACCCCCATGTGCCGCCCCATGCAGGGGCCGCACCCAGGGGTGCCCAGGGTGGCCCCCGCCTCCAGCAGGGTGAGGAGGGTGCCATCCCGGGCGGCCTCCTCCAGGACCTGGGAGCTGGCGGGGATCACCAAAAGGCGCACCCCCGGGGCCACCTTTCTTCCCCTTAGCACCTCGGCGGCGGCGCGGAGGTCCTCGAGGCGCCCGTTAGTGCAGGTGCCGATGAAGACCTGATCCACCCGCTTGCCCCGCACCGCGGAAACCTCCTGCACGTTGTCCACGTAAAAGGGCACGGAAACCCGCGGGGTAAGGGTGGAGAGGTCCACCTCCACCTCCCGGACATACCGGGCATCGGGGTCGGGGTAGAGCCAATCGGGCACCCGGTAAAGATCCAGGATCTCCCCCGAGGGCACCAAAAGCCCCGCCTTGGCCCCCGCCTCCACCGTGAGGTTGGCCAGGGTCATGCGCTCACCCCGGCTTAGGGACTCCGCCCCCTCGGCAAGGTGGATCTCCACCGCCATGTAGGTGGCCCCCTCGGCGGTGAGGAGACGGACCATCTCCAGGGCAGCGTCCTTGGCGGTAACCCCCCTAGGAAGCTTTCCCCGGAAGGTCACCTTCACGCTTTCCGGAACCCTAAGCCAGGTGCGGCCGCTGGCGGCGGCCAAGGCAATGTCCGTGGCCCCCATGCCCGTGCCGAAGGCCCCCACTGCCCCATAGGTGGTGGAGTGGGAATCCGACCCCACCACGATCCAACCCGGCTGGGCCAGGCCCTCCTCCATGAGCACCTGGTGGCACACCCCTCTTCCCACGTCAAAGACCCGGATGCCGTGCTTCCTGCCCCATTCCCGGATCTCCTTCTGGGCCTTGGCCACCTCCAGGTTGGCCGCCGGAGCCACGTGGTCGATGACGATGGAAACCCTTTCCGGATAGCGGGGGGTGGCCTCCAGGTACGCCAGGCGCTTGAAGAAGCTCCCGGCGATGGAGTCCACCACCATCACCTGGTCCACCTCCACCACCACAAGCTCCCCGGCCCTTACCTCCCTTCCCGCCTTCCTAGAAAGTATCTTTTCCGCCAAGGTCAAGCCCATGCCCGCCTCCTATACTGGGGGTATGACCTATACCGCCCTGGTTTACGAGGACCCAGAAACCCCGGGCACCTGGATCGCCGAGTTTCCCGCCATTCCCGAAGCCCATTCCTTCGGCCGAACCCCCGAGGAAGCCTTGGCCCACGCCAAAGAAGCCCTGGAGTTGGTTCTGGCCCACCTGAAGGAAATGGGCCGCCCCCTTCCCAAAGATGTCCGTGCGGTGCAGGTGGGGGTAGATGCCGCCTAGGCCCGAGGAGGTGGCCCGGAAGCTCCAGCGCCTGGGGTTTGCGGAGCGCATGACCAGAGGGGGGCACCGGCTTTACGCCCATCCCGACGGCCGGATCGTGGTGATTCCCTTTCATAGCGGAGAGCTTCCCAAGGGCACCTTCAAAAAGATCCTGAAGCAAGCCGGCCTCAGCGAGGAGGAGTTCCGCAAGCTCTAAAGGGCCCGGCCTCATGCCGTGATCCACTCCCTTAAGATTCGGTCCAGCTCCTCGAGGGTGAGCTGCCCTTTATCCGCCAAGGCCTTGATGTGCTGGGTGATGCGGGCAAGCTCCTCTTCCCCATAGTGGAGGCCCAGCTCCTCCGCCCGCGCCTTGATGGCATGCCGGCCCGTGAGCTTAGAGGCGATGATGAGCTTGCGCTTCACCCCGAAGACCTCCGGCGGATAGGGCTCGTAGGACTCGGGGTTGATGTAGATGGCCTTGAGGTGCATCCCCGCCTTGTGGCTGAAGGCGGTCTCCCCGGTGATGTAGTTGTTAAAGGGAATCTCGATCCCCACCATCCGGGCCACCATGCGATCCAGCTCGGGAAGCATCTCCAGCTTGTACTTCCTGCGCACATAGTCGGGCTGCAGGGTGTACATGCGGGCCAAGAAACCCCCTAAAGGGGTGATCCCGTTCCGCTCCCCGATCCCCAGGATGGTGGTGTCCACGTGGGTAGCCCCGGCTTCTATGGCCTCAAAGGCGTTGGCGATGGCACAGCCCGTGTCGTTGTGCCCGTGGAACTCTATGTCCACATGCGGCCCCACCACCCGCCTCACCTCCCGCACCAGGGCAAAGACCTGCCTGGGGGTAGCGATGCCCACGGTGTCCGCCAAGCCCACCCGGTCCACATAGGGAGCGATGGCCCCGTAAATCTCCAAAAGGTCGTGCTCGTCGGAGCGGAAGGTGTCTTCGGCGGAGAAGCGCACCTCCACGTGGGGGGCCTTCTCGCGGATGTAGCCAATGACCTCCCTGGCCTCCTCGATGATCCGGGGAATGTCCCGCCCGTGGGCGGCCCTTAGGTACTTGCTGGTACCAAAGAGGAGGTCAATGCCCTGCACGCCGGTTTCCACCGCCACCTTGGCCGCATCCATCCGGGTCTGGATGTGGGTCACCACCTTGGCCTTGAGGCCCAAGGAGGCCAGGACCTCCGCATCCTTCCGGGACTGGGGGGAGGCCATGGGGGTGGTCACCTCGATGTACTCCACGCCGAACTCGTTCAGGGCCTTGGCGATCTCGATCTTGTCCTGGGTGGAAAAGTTGGCCCTTTCAAACTGCTCGCCTTCCCTTAAGGTGGAATCGATAATCTTCCATTCCCGCATGCGCCCCTCCCCAAAAGAAAACCGGCCCGATTTCGGGCCGGGGGATAAGGAGCCCTCTAGGGCTAGCCTACCCCCCGGCGGCCGAGTTTTTTCTCACGGGCCAGCATCTTGCCTGTAAGGGTATACGAAACCCTCCCATTTGTCAACGGCCAAACCGCCTTTCGCGGGCCTGGTAGCTGCGGAGGGCCCTCAGGAAGTCTATTTTTCGGAACTCCGGCCAAAGCACGTCGGCGAAGTAGAACTCCGAGTAGGCGGACTGCCAGAGGAGGAAACCCGAAAGCCTTATCTCCCCCGAGGTGCGGATGATGAAGTCGGGGTCAGGAAGACCCGCAGTGTAAAGATGGCGGGCGATCTCCTCAGGGGTGAGCCCTTCCGCAACCTCCTTGGGGGAAAGGCCCTTTTTATCGGCCTCGAGGAGAAGTTGCTTCACCGCATCCGCGATCTCCTCCCTCCCCCCGTAGCCCAAGGCGATATTCAGCACCATGCCCTGGTGGGCCTGGGTCTTGGCCTCGAGGCGCTCCAAGGCCCTTAGCACCTCCGGGGAAAACCCCTCCCGCCGCCCGATGAAGCGCACCCTAACCTGGTTCTCCAGGATGCGGTGGTCCTCCGCCATCCTCTCCGCCTCCCGCACGAAAAGGCGCATGAGCTCCTCCACCTCCTCGGGGGGGCGCTTGAAGTTATCGGTGGAAAACACCCAGACCGTCACCGTCCGGATGCCCATCTCCAGGCACCACTCCAGGACCTCGTAGGCCTTTTGCACCCCAAACTCATGCCCCTTGACGGGGGCTAGGCCCAAGGCCCGGGCGTAGCGGCGGTTCCCATCCAGGATGAGGCCCAGGTGCTTGGGCACCGGGCCTCCTTTCACCTCCTTAAGGAGGCGCTTTTCGTACAGCCAGTAGAGGGGCCGGGAGAGGGAGAGGAGGCGGCGAACCATACCCTTTCCACCCTAAGGCGAGAGGATGAGAAAGGGAAGGGCTAACGGTATAGCTCCCGGGCGATGATGTGGCGCTGGATCTCCGAGGTGCCCTCGTAGATCTCCGTCACCTTGGCGTCGCGGTAGTAGCGCTCCACCCGGTAGTCCCGGTGGTAACCGTAGCCCCCCAACACCTGCACCGCCTCCCGGGTCACCTCCACCGCCACGCCGCTGGCGAAGAGCTTGGCGGCGCTGGCCTCCAGGGTGAACCGCTCCCCGGAGTCCTTTTTCCTGGCGGCCTCCAGCACCAAGGCCCGGGCGGCCACGATCTTCACGTGCATGTCGGCGATCTTGAAGGCGATAGCCTGGTGCTCCCGAAGCTTCCTGCCAAACTGCTCCCTCTGATCCGCATAGGCCTTGGCCATCTCAAAGGCCCCCCGGGCGATGCCCACCGCCTGGGCCGCCACCCCAATCCGGCCCGAATCCAAACCCGCCAGGGCGTAGGCCAGGCCCCTCCCCTCCTCCCCCAGGAGGTTCTCCTCGGGCACGAAGACCTCCTCGAGGCGCACCTCGGCGGTGTGGGCGGCGTGGAGGCCCATCTTCGCCTCCGGGGGGCCAAAGGAAAGGCCCGGGGTGCCCTTTTCCACCAAAAAGGCGCTGATGCCC from Thermus caldifontis encodes the following:
- a CDS encoding paraquat-inducible protein A, which encodes MEDLEITCPVCGEVSVVLAEDLETLEIGDVLECEACGAFLEVVSLDPLEVEVTEEGLEAFFVDCPRCGYTFEVSEEDQGQEVECPECGFRFIPDWSEVDEEDEEW
- a CDS encoding type II toxin-antitoxin system HicB family antitoxin — encoded protein: MTYTALVYEDPETPGTWIAEFPAIPEAHSFGRTPEEALAHAKEALELVLAHLKEMGRPLPKDVRAVQVGVDAA
- the argC gene encoding N-acetyl-gamma-glutamyl-phosphate reductase; the protein is MSAKKTLSIVGASGYAGGEFLRLALAHPYLEVKQVTSRRFAGEPVAFVHPNLRGRTGLKFIPPERLEPADILVLSLPHGVFAQEFDRYADLAPILIDLSADFRLKNLDLYRKYYGEHPRPELLGRFVYAIPELYRDRLREADWMAGAGCNATATLLGLYPLLRGGVLKPAPIFVTLLISTSAAGAEPSPASHHPERSGSLRVYKPTGHRHTAEVVENLPGKPEVHLTAIATDRVRGILMTAQAFLQDGWSERDVWQAYREAYGGEPFVRIVKQKKGIHRYPDPRFVQGTNYADIGFELEEDTGRLVVMTAIDNLVKGTAGHALQALNIRMGWPETLGLEFPGLHP
- a CDS encoding homoaconitate hydratase (catalyzes the formation of homoisocitrate from cis-homoaconitate), translating into MPRVWKFGDQINTDDILPGKYAPFMVGEDRFHTFAFAHLRPEFAKEVKPGDILVFGRNAGLGSSREYAPEALRKLGIRAVIAKSYARIFFRNLVNLGIIPFESEEVVDALEDGDQVELDLETGVLLRGGERFALRPPPPFLLEALREGSLLDYYKKHGRFPGE
- the lysX gene encoding lysine biosynthesis protein LysX, which produces MLAILYDRIRPDERMLFERAEALGIPYKKVYVPALRMVLGERPKELEGVTVALERCVSQTRGLAVARYLTALGIPVVNRPEVMETCGDKWATSVALERHGLPQPRTALLTEAEEALRLMEEWGYPLVLKPVIGSWGRLLAKITDREAAEAILEHKEVLGGFQHQLLYLQEYVRKPGRDIRVFVVGSRAIAAIYRRSQHWITNTARGGQAENCPLTPEIAELSVKAAQAVGGGVVAIDLFESERGLLVNEVNHTMEFKNSVHTTGVDIPGEILRYAWEEARA
- a CDS encoding type II toxin-antitoxin system HicA family toxin yields the protein MPPRPEEVARKLQRLGFAERMTRGGHRLYAHPDGRIVVIPFHSGELPKGTFKKILKQAGLSEEEFRKL
- the lysW gene encoding lysine biosynthesis protein LysW translates to MVATCPECGAELTLENPELGELVVCEDCGAELEVVGLDPLRLEPAPEEAEDWGE
- the lysS gene encoding homocitrate synthase; this encodes MREWKIIDSTLREGEQFERANFSTQDKIEIAKALNEFGVEYIEVTTPMASPQSRKDAEVLASLGLKAKVVTHIQTRMDAAKVAVETGVQGIDLLFGTSKYLRAAHGRDIPRIIEEAREVIGYIREKAPHVEVRFSAEDTFRSDEHDLLEIYGAIAPYVDRVGLADTVGIATPRQVFALVREVRRVVGPHVDIEFHGHNDTGCAIANAFEAIEAGATHVDTTILGIGERNGITPLGGFLARMYTLQPDYVRRKYKLEMLPELDRMVARMVGIEIPFNNYITGETAFSHKAGMHLKAIYINPESYEPYPPEVFGVKRKLIIASKLTGRHAIKARAEELGLHYGEEELARITQHIKALADKGQLTLEELDRILREWITA
- a CDS encoding 3-isopropylmalate dehydratase large subunit, whose protein sequence is MGLTLAEKILSRKAGREVRAGELVVVEVDQVMVVDSIAGSFFKRLAYLEATPRYPERVSIVIDHVAPAANLEVAKAQKEIREWGRKHGIRVFDVGRGVCHQVLMEEGLAQPGWIVVGSDSHSTTYGAVGAFGTGMGATDIALAAASGRTWLRVPESVKVTFRGKLPRGVTAKDAALEMVRLLTAEGATYMAVEIHLAEGAESLSRGERMTLANLTVEAGAKAGLLVPSGEILDLYRVPDWLYPDPDARYVREVEVDLSTLTPRVSVPFYVDNVQEVSAVRGKRVDQVFIGTCTNGRLEDLRAAAEVLRGRKVAPGVRLLVIPASSQVLEEAARDGTLLTLLEAGATLGTPGCGPCMGRHMGVLAPGEVCVSTSNRNFRGRMGAPDAEIYLASPRVAAASAVAGYIATPEDLAPLQEEAHA